Within Lolium rigidum isolate FL_2022 chromosome 5, APGP_CSIRO_Lrig_0.1, whole genome shotgun sequence, the genomic segment AATCAAGTTTCAAAAATTTCATTAAATACCCATTTTGAGTAGTTGGATCAAACTCATATTTCTACTACTCCCCTTTGCGGCCACTAtgattatttgttccattaaaaaTTTGCTGAAAGAGAGAATATATACTCCATGCGATCCATATTATTTGATGATAaaagatgtatctacaactaaaatgtgtatagatacatctacaTTAGCATCAAGTGAGGGAGTATTGCAAACCTATTTAGGgcttaaatataattcctatgctTATTTTTTACTGTAAGTTAATCAGCAACATCTTTAACTGCAACCGTGTAAGTAGTTGCTTTGCTACTAGTACAATGTTTAACGCAAAAAAGAAAAGCTGCTTTGCTACAATGTTTTTTATTCACTCTCTCAGTTTGAAAAGGTTCCAAAAGTTCAAAATCGAacttattttttttttcaaaatttaactTATGATGCTCTAACCGCCTGAAAACCAGCCACTGAAAACCCCAGCGACGTTAGCCGTGGCCGTGCCGACGTGGATCCAATAATTGTGGCGGGCCCACACCCTCTCCACCCCAAGCCGATCTGACGAGCCGTGCCGGGCCCACTCACTCCCTCCAAACAAATTCTACTATTTCCGCGCCCTTAAAACATTTTCGGTCTCGATGACATGTGGGCCAGACCAGCCTCCGACCAACTATTTCCCAATTTATATACTCCACTGAATTGCTTCCCACTCTCTGcttctcttcctctctctcccGTTCCAACTTCCAAGTCGTCGTCTTGCTCTCGACCGAGCTGTTTGATTCGATTCTTATCAACCCACCATCCTCCGTGGCCGCAGGTCCGGCCGATCGATCGTCGCTGTTATGCCATCGGCGGCGCTGGCTGCCGCGCGGGACTCTCCGTCGCCCTCGCCTTCGCCGCACCACTACCGCGGCCGGCTGCGCTCGCCGCTGGGCAACGGCAACGGCGGCGACAAGGGGAACTTCGAGCTGCGGCACTGGCGCACGCCGCTCAAGCGGGCGCCTTCGTGCCCTCCGCCGGGGATCGAAATCCCTATcttcggcgacgacggcgacggcaacGGCTACACCAGCCTCCGGGACATCCTGTCGTCGCCGCGCGGGAGGGGCTCCcccgcggcggcgtgcggcatcggcggcggcgccagCTGCGGGGACATACACATGATACGCCACCCGCTGGTGAAGCACGCCGCGTACGCGTACCTGCAGATGACGCCGTCCGCGAGGGAGGACCCCGCCCGCCGCACCCGGAGCTGGCGCGGCCGCGGCCCGCTCTGCCGCCTCCTCCACGGCTGCCTCAGCTTCATCGGAGCCTTCTTCCGGCCGTGACTTCTCCGCCCCTGCATGCGGTTCTTGGTTGCACCTGAATTCTCTtcgatttttttcttcttcaatCTTTTGTGCGATTAGAATTTTTTCATAGAATTTCCCGGGCTTACGGTTTGCGTTGTAATTTGTGTAAATAATTTGGTAGGATTAGACACAAAGAGGGGAATGATAGCAAGAAGAGAAATGATTAATGTTCATACTAACATAGCTGATTAGTCGTCATGTGCTTATGATTGAGGCAATAATGGCAAGGAAAATGATCGGAACAGAACCATGTGGAGGAAAATAATGTAAGTGGATGAAAATAAATCGAGGGAAAAGAAGTGAATATATTTCTATCACCACAAGTCTACAACATGCTTCGTTCATTCATATCTGTTCACATTGGTTAATCGCTGGATTCTTTTTCTTCCCTATGTACTTTGATTCCTTCTTTCAATTTGCCCTTCTTTGAGTCATTCTATTTCTATGTACACAATCATCTCCTTTGAACTGGTGTAGAACTCCATCCGTCTCCTCTAGTAATAGTCCTTGCCATCGTGAGCTCGCCGGGGTTTGGGGTTGATGGCGGAGCGCAGAGCTTCAGCCACGGCTGCGGCATCAGGGTTGTCGAAGAGAGACTCCTGCTGTGGTGGTGGCGATGGTGGCCGGCGTTTGGTCGCGAAAGGACTCCAGCCAGTGCCAGACTTCTTATTCCTCTGCTGCACATGCAGAATAACAAAGAGAGGCAACTACTGTCAATACCCACTTGTGTTCGAATTTGTCTCCAGAGCACTGTATCGTATGCATCATGCTCTGTGCACGTGGTTTCTATAGCTGACAACCAGGATGTTGAGGATATTAAACAGGTGCCTACATATGTAATAATTTACatctaaaaaatatataaatcaaTGAACAGTCATGGAAATCAGGACAATGCAAGAATGGAGGGAGCAACATTGCAAGATGGCAAGGTGTAGTAGTAACATGACAGGAATCGGACAGGAGATTTGGTCTGTGGAAGCAGACGAATCAGTGAATGGTCCGGTGATCTTTTGGCTTTTATGCAGACAACACCCACGTTGCCTGGGCAATGGTTTCCCCCTGTTTACAATACAGCCGGTTGCTCCGTCGCTGTCCGGTGGGCCGAGCGCTGAGCAGAAGAGGCGAGTGCTGACAAC encodes:
- the LOC124656239 gene encoding uncharacterized protein LOC124656239, which produces MPSAALAAARDSPSPSPSPHHYRGRLRSPLGNGNGGDKGNFELRHWRTPLKRAPSCPPPGIEIPIFGDDGDGNGYTSLRDILSSPRGRGSPAAACGIGGGASCGDIHMIRHPLVKHAAYAYLQMTPSAREDPARRTRSWRGRGPLCRLLHGCLSFIGAFFRP